CCACGCATCAGGGCCTGCGTCTGCGCCAGGCAATTGGCAATCAGGATGTCATGGTGGTTGCCCAGGGGGTATAACGTCTTCATCGGCACGATGAAATCCGCCGGGATCAGCCGCGTCCCTTGATGCAGCAATTGGAAAAACGCATGCTGGCAGTTCACACCCGCCTCTCCCCAGATGACCGGACCAGTGTCGAAATCCAGCGTGAAGCCGTCACGTGTCACACGTTTGCCATTCGACTCCATATCCAGCTGTTGCAGATGGGCGGGCAGCCTCGCCAGGCTTTGATCATATGGAATCACCGCATGGGTATGCGCGCCAAAGCAGGTGTTGTACCAGATCCCCAATAAGGCCAGCAGCACTGGGATGTTGCGCTCGAATGGCTGCGAGAAGAAATGCTGATCCATCTCATGAGCGCCAGCCAACATGGCTTCGAAATGATCCATGCCGATCTGGATAGCCACCGTCAAGCCGACCGCCGACCACAGGGAATAACGCCCGCCAACCCAATCCCAGAATTCGAACATGTGCGCCGGATCGATACCAAACGCAGTCACTGCCTGGGTATTGGTAGAAACGGCCACGAAATGCCTGGCCACCGCCGCCTCACTGCCCAGCCGACGCACCAACCAACTGCGGGCAGACGTGGCATTCAGCAGGGTTTCCGGTGTGGTGAATGATTTTGAGGTCACCACGAACAGAGTGGTGGCGGGGTCAAGTTTGACCAGGGTTTCAGACAAATGACCACCATCGACATTGGAGACGAAGTGGGTGCGAATCCCGACCGAGCCATATGGACGCAACGCCCGCGCCACCAACATCGGCCCCAGGTCCGAGCCACCGATGCCGATATTGACGATATCGGTGATGCGCTGGCCCGTGAAACCCAGCCATTCACCTTGCCGGACACTTTCCGAAAAGCGTCGCATTTTTTGCAGCACTTCGCGCACCGCAGGCATGACATCCTGGCCATCGACCAGGACCGGCTCATTGCCACGATTGCGCAAAGCAGTGTGCAGCACAGCCCGATTCTCGCTGACATTGATGTGATCTCCGCGACGCATGCGCAGCATCCAGTCAGCCAGATCAACACTTTCAGCCAGCTCAGTCAGCAGCCTGAGCGTATCCTCCGTGATCCGGTTTTTCGAGTAATCCAGAAAGATCGGGCCGCACTCCAGCGAAAACCGCTCGAATCGGCCAGGGTCTGCATCGAACAGATCACGCATGTGAATACGCGCCATCTGCTGTTGGTGCCGCCATAACGCGAGCCAAGCTCTCGCTTGCGGCGATTTGAATAAGTCTTTCATAGTTCCCAGAGTATTTTTCTTGCCAGCAGGTCTTGGCCTGCTGGTCATTTATTGATGGCTCAAGGCGGGGTGCCCCGCCTTGCTGGTACGACGGATCAGAGCTTGATGAAATGCTCGCGGTAGTATTTCAATTCTTCGATTGATTCATAGATATCCGCCAACGCCTCGTGCTTGCCGTGTTTCTTCAAGCCTTTGGCCACCTCGGGTTTCCAGCGCTTCACCAACTCCTTGAGCGTCGATACATCCAGATTACGATAGTGGAAATAGGTTTCCAGGCGAGGCATCCAGCGTGCCATGAA
This region of Chitinivorax tropicus genomic DNA includes:
- the pgi gene encoding glucose-6-phosphate isomerase, with amino-acid sequence MRDLFDADPGRFERFSLECGPIFLDYSKNRITEDTLRLLTELAESVDLADWMLRMRRGDHINVSENRAVLHTALRNRGNEPVLVDGQDVMPAVREVLQKMRRFSESVRQGEWLGFTGQRITDIVNIGIGGSDLGPMLVARALRPYGSVGIRTHFVSNVDGGHLSETLVKLDPATTLFVVTSKSFTTPETLLNATSARSWLVRRLGSEAAVARHFVAVSTNTQAVTAFGIDPAHMFEFWDWVGGRYSLWSAVGLTVAIQIGMDHFEAMLAGAHEMDQHFFSQPFERNIPVLLALLGIWYNTCFGAHTHAVIPYDQSLARLPAHLQQLDMESNGKRVTRDGFTLDFDTGPVIWGEAGVNCQHAFFQLLHQGTRLIPADFIVPMKTLYPLGNHHDILIANCLAQTQALMRGKSEQEARQELAAQGLSGEALAQLLPHKVFPGNQPSNTIMLDKMTPHALGSLIAMYEHKVFVQGVIWGLNSFDQWGVEYGKQLAQRIIPQLADEVDTHEHDASTRGLIARYRRLGHGR